From Bdellovibrio bacteriovorus, one genomic window encodes:
- a CDS encoding SDR family oxidoreductase, producing MKKILVIGATSAIAQEVAKLYAANSEELILWGRNSEMLHIISQDLLVRGGKKISSISHDLNDLAIHESKINEIWNTHSKIDIVLLAHGVLGNPRKAEVNQAEMLHLLNSNFVSHVSLLTFISQKMVQQGFGTIAVISSVAGDRGKQSNYVYGSAKAGMTAYTDGLRNRLFPTGVHVLNLKLGPVDTPMTKDHKKTALFGKAPSVAKGIVSAIEKKKNTVYLPMIWRYIMIIINSIPEAVFKRLKI from the coding sequence ATGAAAAAAATCTTAGTCATTGGTGCAACTTCAGCGATAGCCCAAGAAGTAGCTAAATTGTATGCAGCGAATAGCGAAGAGCTCATTCTCTGGGGACGCAACAGCGAGATGCTACATATCATTTCCCAAGATCTTCTCGTTCGAGGTGGTAAAAAGATATCTTCTATAAGTCATGACTTAAACGATCTTGCTATACACGAATCAAAAATTAATGAGATTTGGAACACTCACTCCAAAATCGATATAGTGTTATTAGCACATGGAGTCCTTGGAAATCCTAGAAAAGCTGAGGTTAATCAAGCTGAGATGCTTCACCTTTTAAATAGCAACTTTGTTTCTCATGTTTCTCTACTTACATTCATCTCCCAAAAAATGGTTCAACAAGGTTTTGGAACAATCGCGGTGATCTCATCTGTAGCAGGTGATAGAGGTAAACAGTCAAACTATGTGTATGGATCCGCAAAGGCCGGAATGACGGCATACACGGATGGTCTAAGAAATCGACTATTCCCTACTGGTGTCCATGTCCTGAATCTAAAGTTAGGCCCCGTGGATACACCGATGACCAAAGATCACAAAAAAACTGCGTTATTTGGAAAAGCGCCTTCGGTTGCAAAAGGTATTGTTTCCGCCATCGAAAAAAAGAAAAACACTGTCTATCTACCTATGATTTGGCGCTACATTATGATCATCATCAACAGTATTCCAGAAGCTGTATTCAAGCGTCTCAAGATTTAG
- a CDS encoding FAD-binding oxidoreductase, with the protein MEYPSWGFYPVVKNQDTYILPNRITSIPSLTTSLLPRGLGRSYGDSCLNENGTLIITSQLNHFISFDESSGVLCCESGITFDEILKFAIPRGWFLPVTPGTKFVTVGGAIANDVHGKNHHCAGNFGHHVLSFELLRSNGERLRCSRIDNSDFFFATIGGLGLTGLITWAEFKLTKIQSSFISQEQIQFDSLADFLTLSEQSEKDFEFTVSWVDCVNTAKDVRGIFIRGNYCKPSESAVLKVHNTDTFKTVPLFFPEWILNSFSIRAFNELYYRKNLSHHKSNIVHYEPFFYPLDSIYHWNKIYGKRGFLQYQFVIPYKNDQGAALSEIFSLLQRSQMGSFLAVLKTFGSIPSEGMLSFPKEGITLALDFPNHGESLYEVLEQCDQIVRSVNGAVYPAKDARMRKESFAEFYPRLNEFEKYIDPNFSSSLWRRVK; encoded by the coding sequence ATGGAATACCCAAGTTGGGGATTTTATCCCGTCGTAAAAAATCAAGATACTTACATATTACCAAACAGAATAACTTCAATCCCGAGTTTGACCACCTCTCTCCTACCTCGTGGACTGGGTCGTTCCTATGGAGACTCCTGTCTCAATGAAAACGGTACACTGATAATAACCAGTCAGCTGAATCATTTTATATCATTTGATGAGAGTTCCGGTGTTCTTTGTTGTGAAAGTGGAATTACTTTCGATGAGATTCTTAAATTTGCTATTCCTCGTGGTTGGTTTCTTCCAGTTACGCCCGGGACTAAATTTGTGACCGTGGGCGGTGCTATTGCTAATGATGTTCATGGTAAAAATCATCATTGTGCAGGGAACTTTGGACACCACGTCCTTTCGTTTGAACTATTACGCTCGAATGGCGAAAGACTCCGCTGCTCTCGAATTGACAATAGTGACTTCTTTTTTGCCACGATCGGTGGCCTTGGACTAACAGGATTAATTACTTGGGCGGAATTTAAACTGACGAAAATCCAATCGTCATTTATTTCTCAAGAGCAGATACAGTTTGATTCATTAGCTGATTTTTTGACCTTGTCTGAACAATCCGAAAAGGATTTTGAGTTCACGGTCTCATGGGTTGACTGTGTTAACACCGCTAAAGACGTACGGGGAATTTTCATTCGCGGCAACTATTGTAAGCCTTCGGAATCTGCAGTACTAAAGGTCCACAATACTGACACATTTAAAACTGTTCCGCTGTTTTTTCCAGAATGGATTTTAAATAGCTTTTCCATACGCGCATTTAACGAACTTTATTATAGGAAAAACCTGTCGCATCATAAAAGCAACATCGTTCACTATGAACCTTTCTTTTATCCACTAGATTCTATCTACCATTGGAATAAAATTTATGGCAAAAGAGGCTTTCTGCAGTACCAGTTCGTCATTCCGTATAAAAACGATCAAGGCGCAGCATTGTCAGAAATATTTTCCCTGCTTCAACGCAGCCAAATGGGCTCTTTTTTGGCAGTTTTAAAAACCTTCGGTTCAATCCCTTCAGAGGGAATGCTGTCCTTCCCGAAAGAAGGTATAACTTTAGCCTTAGATTTTCCAAACCATGGAGAGTCTTTGTATGAAGTTTTGGAACAATGCGATCAGATTGTTCGGTCTGTTAACGGTGCTGTTTACCCTGCTAAAGATGCCCGAATGCGCAAAGAAAGTTTTGCAGAGTTCTATCCCCGCCTCAATGAATTTGAAAAGTATATCGATCCGAATTTTTCTTCTAGTCTCTGGAGACGTGTAAAATGA
- a CDS encoding ArnT family glycosyltransferase: MPISSLLINFLLLLVLSYWIRNNTKVQKFMSAASKTILIAAFVWLAGSALAYLATPLFFDHAEANIASVAALWRQGYPIYTELDSESRYSLLYGPWPYLVTAFFQSSGLPIIFASKLSGFVNLVLLFLGIVLLAKDSLLTKKDQFYSVALISIVILGFYNFSYWNRPDSFLMTYVFWSLLLVTKRSVVETWKMYVGLGVLAGLSVNSKLHALLYFVPIVSLYCERNRERSLFKIATGIVAFVCVAVAPFFFPQVREDLYLTWLKMASKHGLAFSDTVKNVSFITSFLLLLVLIGFSKRYRITFFVFCGVSLLIAIAASKPGAGPHHFLPLVPVLLWLSNEEYYRKSSEERLRVNYIFAAFLLTVALNAVNRQKRVVELLSETPVRIKEFRDLKSILNVLPPGRAELGFSDNNNYESTFYKAYLVERGRGLFFDGASLMDMKASHLDFPDSTMTAMKSCKVPYLIFPKKGEPWSLLSFYQDTPLFSEDFKTTFRVHYERVSAMEYFTIYRCKVR, encoded by the coding sequence GTGCCGATTTCATCACTTCTTATAAATTTTCTTCTGTTATTGGTTCTTTCCTATTGGATTCGTAATAATACAAAAGTTCAGAAGTTCATGTCTGCTGCCTCCAAGACAATACTCATTGCGGCTTTTGTTTGGCTAGCTGGAAGTGCACTGGCGTATCTCGCGACTCCTTTGTTCTTCGATCATGCAGAGGCAAATATCGCTTCCGTTGCTGCATTATGGAGGCAGGGATATCCAATTTATACGGAGCTCGACTCAGAGAGCAGATACTCACTACTGTATGGCCCTTGGCCTTATTTAGTTACGGCTTTTTTTCAATCCAGCGGATTGCCAATTATTTTTGCTTCAAAACTTTCGGGTTTTGTAAACTTAGTGCTTTTGTTTTTAGGTATAGTCCTTCTGGCGAAAGATTCTCTGCTAACAAAAAAAGATCAGTTTTATTCGGTCGCTTTGATTTCCATAGTGATATTGGGATTTTACAATTTCAGCTATTGGAATAGGCCTGACTCGTTTCTGATGACATATGTATTCTGGTCACTGTTGTTAGTTACTAAAAGAAGTGTGGTTGAAACCTGGAAAATGTATGTTGGGCTAGGGGTTCTTGCTGGGCTATCCGTCAATAGTAAGCTTCACGCCTTGTTGTATTTTGTACCTATTGTATCTTTGTATTGCGAAAGAAATCGGGAGCGATCGTTATTCAAGATAGCTACGGGCATCGTAGCCTTTGTTTGTGTTGCGGTGGCACCATTCTTTTTTCCGCAAGTCAGAGAAGATTTGTACCTAACCTGGCTAAAAATGGCGTCTAAACATGGTCTTGCATTTTCAGACACAGTAAAAAATGTTTCCTTCATTACCAGTTTCCTTTTGCTATTAGTACTTATAGGCTTTTCAAAACGCTATAGAATTACTTTCTTCGTCTTCTGTGGCGTTTCATTGCTAATAGCTATCGCGGCAAGTAAACCGGGCGCCGGTCCTCATCATTTTTTGCCACTGGTCCCAGTGTTATTATGGCTCTCAAATGAGGAGTATTATCGTAAGAGTTCTGAGGAGCGTCTTCGCGTAAATTATATTTTTGCGGCTTTTTTGTTAACTGTCGCACTGAATGCTGTGAATCGCCAGAAGAGAGTGGTTGAACTGCTTTCAGAGACCCCTGTTCGAATTAAAGAGTTTAGAGACTTGAAATCTATCTTGAATGTTTTGCCACCTGGCCGCGCGGAATTAGGATTTTCCGACAATAATAATTACGAGTCTACTTTTTACAAAGCTTACTTAGTGGAGAGAGGCAGAGGACTATTTTTTGATGGCGCATCGTTAATGGACATGAAGGCCTCTCATTTAGATTTTCCTGATTCGACAATGACTGCCATGAAGTCGTGTAAAGTTCCTTATCTAATTTTCCCCAAAAAAGGAGAACCGTGGAGTCTCTTGAGTTTTTACCAAGATACTCCTTTGTTCTCGGAAGACTTTAAAACGACATTTAGAGTACATTACGAGCGGGTTTCTGCTATGGAATATTTCACAATCTACAGATGTAAAGTACGCTAA